In Spodoptera frugiperda isolate SF20-4 chromosome 12, AGI-APGP_CSIRO_Sfru_2.0, whole genome shotgun sequence, a single window of DNA contains:
- the LOC118262522 gene encoding inter-alpha-trypsin inhibitor heavy chain H4 isoform X7 produces the protein MNRLLAVVACLCAVVALAHSAAVPTQDTMVVAKSDDGVTVATNSAATVTEVTTEESSPPIKLTEMDVISEVSLRYAHTTVVAKVRNPAKKAQEANFRVLLPETAFISGFVMTLDGKSYKAYVKEKEEAKQIYQSAVNQGIGAAHISAKARDSNHFTVSVNVEASSNAVFNLTYEELLVRRNGVYNHAINLHPGALVPKLTVTVHIKETEKLVELRVPEIRTGNEIDATKDDAQNSKVSIVKTHDDREATITFTPDLQEQERLIQIYAQKSKESASATHSYSSWSSYSEPPEPTPEGVLGQFVVQYDVARPKDGEILVNDGYFVHFFAPTELPPLNKFVVFVLDTSGSMMDRKIVQLREAMQTILSELNEGDYFSIVEFASVVTVHDLKEAEGEPPKNHYSYFDYNDKQVNLVPPSRATKENIARAKVIVNWLQASGGTNIGRALDVAVDLINKGVDWTNPPPSALPANATESGAPTTEAVATTQAVATTQAVATAEVAEKKETKTLEPIIIFLTDGDPTVGETDPKRIITHVQEKNSGPNKATIYSLAFGEDADRKFLRKLSLRHGGFMRHIYEAADAALQLRDFYRQISSPLLANVKFSYPPGQVRSDSLTQHQFRTYYAGSELVVAGQVLDVPELAPTVEAFCGVDDGKGRKRLEIVPKVPIEKKKQGTLPLERLWSYLTIKQLLDQRDASDDTEPADKENSPEKKALALALKYEFVTPLTSLVVVKPNATNAVNAESVDKAGDDSLLAPGGAGFAGVPLSVNLARPMASHAAFGLSGPGFYPAAPAAPGAYFNSGYITTPAPHLYFPTYATAPPSLPTLADFHLQDYSWLESVLDASASSIVLPTNDTTVTLKLSKETEAPKEASGDAECSNAVEGGAGLCVYLTRCDGVKDITLDVYKTTYCTLSQGFAGVCCQQKKIDLTH, from the exons ATGAACCGCTTACTGGCGGTGGTTGCATGCCTGTGCGCAGTCGTTGCGCTCGCGCACTCGGCTGCGGTGCCCACCCAGGACACCATGGTAGTCGCCAAGTCTGATGATGGAGTCACC GTTGCAACAAACTCAGCAGCGACTGTGACTGAGGTCACGACAGAAGAATCCAGTCCACCAATTAAACTGACAGAGATGGACGTCATATCCGAGGTGTCACTCCGGTATGCGCATACGACAGTCGTGGCGAAAGTACGCAACCCCGCCAAGAAGGCCCAGGAGGCTAACTTCAGGGTGCTACTGCCCGAGACAGCCTTCATCAGCGGATTTGTTAT GACACTCGATGGAAAGTCCTACAAGGCGTACGTGAAAGAAAAGGAAGAAGCCAAACAGATTTACCAAAGTGCTGTCAACCAGGGAATTGGTGCTGCCCATATTTCTGCCAA AGCTCGTGATTCAAATCACTTCACCGTTTCTGTGAACGTGGAAGCTTCGTCAAACGCAGTTTTCAACCTAACTTACGAAGAGTTGTTGGTGAGACGTAATGGCGTGTACAACCATGCCATCAACCTGCACCCTGGTGCGCTGGTGCCCAAGCTTACAGTCACCGTCCACATCAAGGAGACTGAGAAACTTGTTGAGCTGAGAGTACCGGAGATCAGGACTGGAAACGAAATTGATGCTACTAAGGACGATGCCC AAAACTCAAAGGTATCAATTGTAAAAACGCACGACGACCGCGAGGCGACCATCACGTTTACACCAGACCTCCAGGAACAGGAGAGACTCATTCAAATCTATGCT CAAAAATCCAAGGAGTCTGCTAGTGCTACTCACTCGTATTCATCATGGTCATCTTACTCGGAGCCTCCCGAACCTACTCCAGAAGGAGTGCTGGGTCAATTTGTAGTGCAGTATGATGTTGCCCGTCCTAAAGATGGTGAAATTCTG GTGAACGACGGCTACTTCGTTCATTTCTTCGCACCGACAGAACTCCCGCCTTTGAACAAGTTCGTGGTGTTTGTCCTGGACACGTCTGGCTCCATGATGGACCGCAAGATTGTCCAGCTGAGGGAAGCCATGCAGACTATCCTCTCAGAACTTAACGAAGGCGACTACTTCAGTATTGTGGAGTTTGCTTCTGTTGTTACG GTGCACGACCTCAAAGAAGCTGAAGGCGAACCTCCAAAGAATCACTATTCATATTTCGATTACAATGACAAACAAGTGAACCTGGTGCCACCTTCGAGGGCCACTAAAGAAAACATTGCTCGCGCCAAAGTCATCGTCAACTGGCTGCAAGCTTCTGGAG GTACTAACATCGGAAGAGCGTTGGACGTGGCTGTGGACCTGATCAACAAGGGTGTCGACTGGACCAATCCCCCACCTTCTGCTTTGCCCGCTAACGCCACTGAGAGTGGTGCCCCAACTACTGAAGCTGTTGCAACTACCCAAGCTGTTGCCACTACCCAAGCTGTTGCTACTGCTGAAGTTGCTGAGAAGAAAG AAACTAAAACTTTGGAGCCAATCATAATCTTCCTGACTGACGGAGATCCAACCGTCGGTGAGACTGACCCTAAGCGCATCATCACACACGTACAAGAAAAGAACTCCGGACCTAACAAGGCTACCATCTACTCCCTTGCCTTTG GCGAAGACGCGGACCGTAAATTCCTGCGCAAGCTGTCACTGCGTCACGGAGGATTCATGCGACACATCTACGAGGCGGCGGACGCGGCTCTGCAATTACGCGACTTCTACCGACAGATCTCGTCCCCGCTTCTCGCTAATGTCAAATTCAGCTACCCACCTGGACAG GTTCGTTCAGATTCTCTAACCCAGCACCAGTTCCGCACGTACTACGCTGGCTCCGAGCTGGTGGTGGCCGGACAAGTCCTCGATGTGCCTGAGCTTGCACCCACTGTCGAAGCCTTCTGCGGCGTCGACGATGGAAAAGGCAGG AAACGCTTGGAGATCGTACCCAAGGTTCCCATTGAGAAGAAGAAGCAAGGAACCTTGCCTCTGGAACGACTATGGTCCTACCTGACCATCAAACAGCTGTTGGACCAACGTGATGCTTCAGATGATACTGAGCCTGCTGATAAGGAAAACTCTCCCGAGAAGAAGGCATTGGCTTTGGCATTGAAG TACGAGTTCGTGACACCATTGACGTCGCTTGTGGTGGTGAAGCCCAACGCTACTAACGCGGTCAACGCCGAGTCTGTGGATAAAGCAGGTGATGATTCCCTACtag CTCCTGGTGGTGCAGGCTTCGCTGGTGTtc CTTTGTCAGTAAACTTGGCTCGTCCGATGGCGAGTCACGCGGCTTTCGGTCTGTCGGGTCCTGGCTTCTACCCAGCTGCACCAGCTGCTCCAGGCGCCTACTTCA actCAGGATACATCACTACTCCGGCGCCTCATCTATACTTCCCAACCTATGCGACCGCGCCTCCGTCACTTCCGACCTTGGCGGACTTCCACCTGCAGGACTACAGTTGGTTGGAGTCAGTCTTAGACGCCAGCGCGAGCTCCATCGTGCTGCCCACTAATGACACCACTGTCACCTTGAAGCTGTCCAAAGAAACAGAG GCTCCGAAAGAAGCCAGTGGTGATGCTGAATGCTCGAACGCGGTGGAGGGCGGCGCGGGCCTGTGCGTGTACCTCACAAGATGTGACGGCGTCAAAGACATCACTCTGGATGTTTACAAGACCACATACTGCACACTCAGCCAAGG ATTTGCTGGAGTTTGCTGCCAACAGAAGAAAATCgacttaacacattga
- the LOC118262522 gene encoding inter-alpha-trypsin inhibitor heavy chain H4 isoform X1 produces MNRLLAVVACLCAVVALAHSAAVPTQDTMVVAKSDDGVTVATNSAATVTEVTTEESSPPIKLTEMDVISEVSLRYAHTTVVAKVRNPAKKAQEANFRVLLPETAFISGFVMTLDGKSYKAYVKEKEEAKQIYQSAVNQGIGAAHISAKARDSNHFTVSVNVEASSNAVFNLTYEELLVRRNGVYNHAINLHPGALVPKLTVTVHIKETEKLVELRVPEIRTGNEIDATKDDAQNSKVSIVKTHDDREATITFTPDLQEQERLIQIYAQKSKESASATHSYSSWSSYSEPPEPTPEGVLGQFVVQYDVARPKDGEILVNDGYFVHFFAPTELPPLNKFVVFVLDTSGSMMDRKIVQLREAMQTILSELNEGDYFSIVEFASVVTVHDLKEAEGEPPKNHYSYFDYNDKQVNLVPPSRATKENIARAKVIVNWLQASGGTNIGRALDVAVDLINKGVDWTNPPPSALPANATESGAPTTEAVATTQAVATTQAVATAEVAEKKETKTLEPIIIFLTDGDPTVGETDPKRIITHVQEKNSGPNKATIYSLAFGEDADRKFLRKLSLRHGGFMRHIYEAADAALQLRDFYRQISSPLLANVKFSYPPGQVRSDSLTQHQFRTYYAGSELVVAGQVLDVPELAPTVEAFCGVDDGKGRKRLEIVPKVPIEKKKQGTLPLERLWSYLTIKQLLDQRDASDDTEPADKENSPEKKALALALKYEFVTPLTSLVVVKPNATNAVNAESVDKAGDDSLLAPGGAGFAGVPLSVNLARPMASHAAFGLSGPGFYPAAPAAPGAYFSAVPASLDVQEEALDVEDYSFEGQSAAFAPSLYHRASTITRAGSSSMSRFNFFKRRPASAVSFSSHSGYITTPAPHLYFPTYATAPPSLPTLADFHLQDYSWLESVLDASASSIVLPTNDTTVTLKLSKETEAPKEASGDAECSNAVEGGAGLCVYLTRCDGVKDITLDVYKTTYCTLSQGFAGVCCQQKKIDLTH; encoded by the exons ATGAACCGCTTACTGGCGGTGGTTGCATGCCTGTGCGCAGTCGTTGCGCTCGCGCACTCGGCTGCGGTGCCCACCCAGGACACCATGGTAGTCGCCAAGTCTGATGATGGAGTCACC GTTGCAACAAACTCAGCAGCGACTGTGACTGAGGTCACGACAGAAGAATCCAGTCCACCAATTAAACTGACAGAGATGGACGTCATATCCGAGGTGTCACTCCGGTATGCGCATACGACAGTCGTGGCGAAAGTACGCAACCCCGCCAAGAAGGCCCAGGAGGCTAACTTCAGGGTGCTACTGCCCGAGACAGCCTTCATCAGCGGATTTGTTAT GACACTCGATGGAAAGTCCTACAAGGCGTACGTGAAAGAAAAGGAAGAAGCCAAACAGATTTACCAAAGTGCTGTCAACCAGGGAATTGGTGCTGCCCATATTTCTGCCAA AGCTCGTGATTCAAATCACTTCACCGTTTCTGTGAACGTGGAAGCTTCGTCAAACGCAGTTTTCAACCTAACTTACGAAGAGTTGTTGGTGAGACGTAATGGCGTGTACAACCATGCCATCAACCTGCACCCTGGTGCGCTGGTGCCCAAGCTTACAGTCACCGTCCACATCAAGGAGACTGAGAAACTTGTTGAGCTGAGAGTACCGGAGATCAGGACTGGAAACGAAATTGATGCTACTAAGGACGATGCCC AAAACTCAAAGGTATCAATTGTAAAAACGCACGACGACCGCGAGGCGACCATCACGTTTACACCAGACCTCCAGGAACAGGAGAGACTCATTCAAATCTATGCT CAAAAATCCAAGGAGTCTGCTAGTGCTACTCACTCGTATTCATCATGGTCATCTTACTCGGAGCCTCCCGAACCTACTCCAGAAGGAGTGCTGGGTCAATTTGTAGTGCAGTATGATGTTGCCCGTCCTAAAGATGGTGAAATTCTG GTGAACGACGGCTACTTCGTTCATTTCTTCGCACCGACAGAACTCCCGCCTTTGAACAAGTTCGTGGTGTTTGTCCTGGACACGTCTGGCTCCATGATGGACCGCAAGATTGTCCAGCTGAGGGAAGCCATGCAGACTATCCTCTCAGAACTTAACGAAGGCGACTACTTCAGTATTGTGGAGTTTGCTTCTGTTGTTACG GTGCACGACCTCAAAGAAGCTGAAGGCGAACCTCCAAAGAATCACTATTCATATTTCGATTACAATGACAAACAAGTGAACCTGGTGCCACCTTCGAGGGCCACTAAAGAAAACATTGCTCGCGCCAAAGTCATCGTCAACTGGCTGCAAGCTTCTGGAG GTACTAACATCGGAAGAGCGTTGGACGTGGCTGTGGACCTGATCAACAAGGGTGTCGACTGGACCAATCCCCCACCTTCTGCTTTGCCCGCTAACGCCACTGAGAGTGGTGCCCCAACTACTGAAGCTGTTGCAACTACCCAAGCTGTTGCCACTACCCAAGCTGTTGCTACTGCTGAAGTTGCTGAGAAGAAAG AAACTAAAACTTTGGAGCCAATCATAATCTTCCTGACTGACGGAGATCCAACCGTCGGTGAGACTGACCCTAAGCGCATCATCACACACGTACAAGAAAAGAACTCCGGACCTAACAAGGCTACCATCTACTCCCTTGCCTTTG GCGAAGACGCGGACCGTAAATTCCTGCGCAAGCTGTCACTGCGTCACGGAGGATTCATGCGACACATCTACGAGGCGGCGGACGCGGCTCTGCAATTACGCGACTTCTACCGACAGATCTCGTCCCCGCTTCTCGCTAATGTCAAATTCAGCTACCCACCTGGACAG GTTCGTTCAGATTCTCTAACCCAGCACCAGTTCCGCACGTACTACGCTGGCTCCGAGCTGGTGGTGGCCGGACAAGTCCTCGATGTGCCTGAGCTTGCACCCACTGTCGAAGCCTTCTGCGGCGTCGACGATGGAAAAGGCAGG AAACGCTTGGAGATCGTACCCAAGGTTCCCATTGAGAAGAAGAAGCAAGGAACCTTGCCTCTGGAACGACTATGGTCCTACCTGACCATCAAACAGCTGTTGGACCAACGTGATGCTTCAGATGATACTGAGCCTGCTGATAAGGAAAACTCTCCCGAGAAGAAGGCATTGGCTTTGGCATTGAAG TACGAGTTCGTGACACCATTGACGTCGCTTGTGGTGGTGAAGCCCAACGCTACTAACGCGGTCAACGCCGAGTCTGTGGATAAAGCAGGTGATGATTCCCTACtag CTCCTGGTGGTGCAGGCTTCGCTGGTGTtc CTTTGTCAGTAAACTTGGCTCGTCCGATGGCGAGTCACGCGGCTTTCGGTCTGTCGGGTCCTGGCTTCTACCCAGCTGCACCAGCTGCTCCAGGCGCCTACTTCA GCGCGGTGCCGGCTTCTCTGGACGTACAGGAGGAGGCCCTCGATGTAGAGGATTATTCATTCGAAG GTCAAAGCGCTGCTTTCGCCCCTTCTCTCTATCACAGGGCGAGTACAATTACTCGGGCTGGTTCTAGTTCGATGTCacgttttaatttctttaaaagacGACCTGCCAGCGCTGTTTCATTTAGTTCAC actCAGGATACATCACTACTCCGGCGCCTCATCTATACTTCCCAACCTATGCGACCGCGCCTCCGTCACTTCCGACCTTGGCGGACTTCCACCTGCAGGACTACAGTTGGTTGGAGTCAGTCTTAGACGCCAGCGCGAGCTCCATCGTGCTGCCCACTAATGACACCACTGTCACCTTGAAGCTGTCCAAAGAAACAGAG GCTCCGAAAGAAGCCAGTGGTGATGCTGAATGCTCGAACGCGGTGGAGGGCGGCGCGGGCCTGTGCGTGTACCTCACAAGATGTGACGGCGTCAAAGACATCACTCTGGATGTTTACAAGACCACATACTGCACACTCAGCCAAGG ATTTGCTGGAGTTTGCTGCCAACAGAAGAAAATCgacttaacacattga
- the LOC118262522 gene encoding inter-alpha-trypsin inhibitor heavy chain H4 isoform X3, producing the protein MNRLLAVVACLCAVVALAHSAAVPTQDTMVVAKSDDGVTVATNSAATVTEVTTEESSPPIKLTEMDVISEVSLRYAHTTVVAKVRNPAKKAQEANFRVLLPETAFISGFVMTLDGKSYKAYVKEKEEAKQIYQSAVNQGIGAAHISAKARDSNHFTVSVNVEASSNAVFNLTYEELLVRRNGVYNHAINLHPGALVPKLTVTVHIKETEKLVELRVPEIRTGNEIDATKDDAQNSKVSIVKTHDDREATITFTPDLQEQERLIQIYAQKSKESASATHSYSSWSSYSEPPEPTPEGVLGQFVVQYDVARPKDGEILVNDGYFVHFFAPTELPPLNKFVVFVLDTSGSMMDRKIVQLREAMQTILSELNEGDYFSIVEFASVVTVHDLKEAEGEPPKNHYSYFDYNDKQVNLVPPSRATKENIARAKVIVNWLQASGGTNIGRALDVAVDLINKGVDWTNPPPSALPANATESGAPTTEAVATTQAVATTQAVATAEVAEKKETKTLEPIIIFLTDGDPTVGETDPKRIITHVQEKNSGPNKATIYSLAFGEDADRKFLRKLSLRHGGFMRHIYEAADAALQLRDFYRQISSPLLANVKFSYPPGQVRSDSLTQHQFRTYYAGSELVVAGQVLDVPELAPTVEAFCGVDDGKGRKRLEIVPKVPIEKKKQGTLPLERLWSYLTIKQLLDQRDASDDTEPADKENSPEKKALALALKYEFVTPLTSLVVVKPNATNAVNAESVDKAGDDSLLAPGGAGFAGVPLSVNLARPMASHAAFGLSGPGFYPAAPAAPGAYFSQSAAFAPSLYHRASTITRAGSSSMSRFNFFKRRPASAVSFSSHSGYITTPAPHLYFPTYATAPPSLPTLADFHLQDYSWLESVLDASASSIVLPTNDTTVTLKLSKETEAPKEASGDAECSNAVEGGAGLCVYLTRCDGVKDITLDVYKTTYCTLSQGFAGVCCQQKKIDLTH; encoded by the exons ATGAACCGCTTACTGGCGGTGGTTGCATGCCTGTGCGCAGTCGTTGCGCTCGCGCACTCGGCTGCGGTGCCCACCCAGGACACCATGGTAGTCGCCAAGTCTGATGATGGAGTCACC GTTGCAACAAACTCAGCAGCGACTGTGACTGAGGTCACGACAGAAGAATCCAGTCCACCAATTAAACTGACAGAGATGGACGTCATATCCGAGGTGTCACTCCGGTATGCGCATACGACAGTCGTGGCGAAAGTACGCAACCCCGCCAAGAAGGCCCAGGAGGCTAACTTCAGGGTGCTACTGCCCGAGACAGCCTTCATCAGCGGATTTGTTAT GACACTCGATGGAAAGTCCTACAAGGCGTACGTGAAAGAAAAGGAAGAAGCCAAACAGATTTACCAAAGTGCTGTCAACCAGGGAATTGGTGCTGCCCATATTTCTGCCAA AGCTCGTGATTCAAATCACTTCACCGTTTCTGTGAACGTGGAAGCTTCGTCAAACGCAGTTTTCAACCTAACTTACGAAGAGTTGTTGGTGAGACGTAATGGCGTGTACAACCATGCCATCAACCTGCACCCTGGTGCGCTGGTGCCCAAGCTTACAGTCACCGTCCACATCAAGGAGACTGAGAAACTTGTTGAGCTGAGAGTACCGGAGATCAGGACTGGAAACGAAATTGATGCTACTAAGGACGATGCCC AAAACTCAAAGGTATCAATTGTAAAAACGCACGACGACCGCGAGGCGACCATCACGTTTACACCAGACCTCCAGGAACAGGAGAGACTCATTCAAATCTATGCT CAAAAATCCAAGGAGTCTGCTAGTGCTACTCACTCGTATTCATCATGGTCATCTTACTCGGAGCCTCCCGAACCTACTCCAGAAGGAGTGCTGGGTCAATTTGTAGTGCAGTATGATGTTGCCCGTCCTAAAGATGGTGAAATTCTG GTGAACGACGGCTACTTCGTTCATTTCTTCGCACCGACAGAACTCCCGCCTTTGAACAAGTTCGTGGTGTTTGTCCTGGACACGTCTGGCTCCATGATGGACCGCAAGATTGTCCAGCTGAGGGAAGCCATGCAGACTATCCTCTCAGAACTTAACGAAGGCGACTACTTCAGTATTGTGGAGTTTGCTTCTGTTGTTACG GTGCACGACCTCAAAGAAGCTGAAGGCGAACCTCCAAAGAATCACTATTCATATTTCGATTACAATGACAAACAAGTGAACCTGGTGCCACCTTCGAGGGCCACTAAAGAAAACATTGCTCGCGCCAAAGTCATCGTCAACTGGCTGCAAGCTTCTGGAG GTACTAACATCGGAAGAGCGTTGGACGTGGCTGTGGACCTGATCAACAAGGGTGTCGACTGGACCAATCCCCCACCTTCTGCTTTGCCCGCTAACGCCACTGAGAGTGGTGCCCCAACTACTGAAGCTGTTGCAACTACCCAAGCTGTTGCCACTACCCAAGCTGTTGCTACTGCTGAAGTTGCTGAGAAGAAAG AAACTAAAACTTTGGAGCCAATCATAATCTTCCTGACTGACGGAGATCCAACCGTCGGTGAGACTGACCCTAAGCGCATCATCACACACGTACAAGAAAAGAACTCCGGACCTAACAAGGCTACCATCTACTCCCTTGCCTTTG GCGAAGACGCGGACCGTAAATTCCTGCGCAAGCTGTCACTGCGTCACGGAGGATTCATGCGACACATCTACGAGGCGGCGGACGCGGCTCTGCAATTACGCGACTTCTACCGACAGATCTCGTCCCCGCTTCTCGCTAATGTCAAATTCAGCTACCCACCTGGACAG GTTCGTTCAGATTCTCTAACCCAGCACCAGTTCCGCACGTACTACGCTGGCTCCGAGCTGGTGGTGGCCGGACAAGTCCTCGATGTGCCTGAGCTTGCACCCACTGTCGAAGCCTTCTGCGGCGTCGACGATGGAAAAGGCAGG AAACGCTTGGAGATCGTACCCAAGGTTCCCATTGAGAAGAAGAAGCAAGGAACCTTGCCTCTGGAACGACTATGGTCCTACCTGACCATCAAACAGCTGTTGGACCAACGTGATGCTTCAGATGATACTGAGCCTGCTGATAAGGAAAACTCTCCCGAGAAGAAGGCATTGGCTTTGGCATTGAAG TACGAGTTCGTGACACCATTGACGTCGCTTGTGGTGGTGAAGCCCAACGCTACTAACGCGGTCAACGCCGAGTCTGTGGATAAAGCAGGTGATGATTCCCTACtag CTCCTGGTGGTGCAGGCTTCGCTGGTGTtc CTTTGTCAGTAAACTTGGCTCGTCCGATGGCGAGTCACGCGGCTTTCGGTCTGTCGGGTCCTGGCTTCTACCCAGCTGCACCAGCTGCTCCAGGCGCCTACTTCA GTCAAAGCGCTGCTTTCGCCCCTTCTCTCTATCACAGGGCGAGTACAATTACTCGGGCTGGTTCTAGTTCGATGTCacgttttaatttctttaaaagacGACCTGCCAGCGCTGTTTCATTTAGTTCAC actCAGGATACATCACTACTCCGGCGCCTCATCTATACTTCCCAACCTATGCGACCGCGCCTCCGTCACTTCCGACCTTGGCGGACTTCCACCTGCAGGACTACAGTTGGTTGGAGTCAGTCTTAGACGCCAGCGCGAGCTCCATCGTGCTGCCCACTAATGACACCACTGTCACCTTGAAGCTGTCCAAAGAAACAGAG GCTCCGAAAGAAGCCAGTGGTGATGCTGAATGCTCGAACGCGGTGGAGGGCGGCGCGGGCCTGTGCGTGTACCTCACAAGATGTGACGGCGTCAAAGACATCACTCTGGATGTTTACAAGACCACATACTGCACACTCAGCCAAGG ATTTGCTGGAGTTTGCTGCCAACAGAAGAAAATCgacttaacacattga